CTATCAAGGTTATTTTACCATTATGGCAAAAGACAAATCAAGATACTTCACCTTTTTGTTATATCCCGAATCTATTCCAGAAGATTGGAAATCGAAATTAGAATTAATTGGTGTTCCAATTGCTATTAGTCCATTTCATGATATGGATGAAAAAACTGATAAATCAAAATGGACACCTGATGATGTCATACGAAATGGCAAGCACTATAAAAAGCCGCATTATCATGTTGTCTATGTGGCTAAAAATCCAGTTACTGCTGATAGTGTTCGGTACAAGATTAAACAGCTTCTAGGTGATCGGAGTATCGCTAAAGTGCAAATAGTCATCAGAAGTATGGCAAGCATGTATTCATACCTTACACATGAGTCTAAAGATGCTATTGAGAAGAGAAAACATAAATATAATAAAAAAGATATTACGCTGATAAATAATTTTGATATTGATAGATATATATCGCTTGATGTGGAAGATAAAGACGACATGCTGAATGATGTTTGTGATTTGATTGATGACCATAATTTGGCAAATATGCGTGAATTGAGACGCTTTTTAAAAGCTCATGGTTCAGAATATGGCATGCCTAGTATCAAGGTCGTTAATTCGGTTTTACGTGCTCATACTGGACTGATAAGACTATATTTCGATGCTGTTTATCAGGAACGCAAGTATGGCAGAGGAGACATAGACAAAGAAACT
The nucleotide sequence above comes from Paucidesulfovibrio gracilis DSM 16080. Encoded proteins:
- a CDS encoding replication protein; this encodes YQGYFTIMAKDKSRYFTFLLYPESIPEDWKSKLELIGVPIAISPFHDMDEKTDKSKWTPDDVIRNGKHYKKPHYHVVYVAKNPVTADSVRYKIKQLLGDRSIAKVQIVIRSMASMYSYLTHESKDAIEKRKHKYNKKDITLINNFDIDRYISLDVEDKDDMLNDVCDLIDDHNLANMRELRRFLKAHGSEYGMPSIKVVNSVLRAHTGLIRLYFDAVYQERKYGRGDIDKETGEIQD